The stretch of DNA AGAGATCAATGGTGTTGGTTACAGAGCTGCTGTAAAAGGTGATGTTTTAGAACTACAATTAGGTTATTCTCACCCAATTAACTATGAAATCCCAAAAGGATTAGAAGTTACTGTTGAAAAAAACATAATTCATGTAAAAGGTGCTGACAAACAACAAGTTGGTCAAGCTGCTGCAATTATTAGAGGCTTTAGAAAACCAGAACCATACAAAGGTAAAGGTGTTAAATATACTGATGAGAAAATCATCAGAAAAGCCGGAAAAACTTCTAAGAAGTAAGGTGTAACTATGAGTAGAATAAAAGATTTAGCTAAAAAAAATGCGTTAAGAATCAAAAGAAAAAAAAGAGTTAGAGGTTCAATTTTTGGTACAGCTGAAAAGCCAAGAGTATCAATTTTCAAATCTAACAAATACGTTAGTGCACAAGCTATCAATGATGTTGAAGGTGTAACTTTAGCAGCAGTTAGCTCAAAAGCTATGGGTTTAAATGTGAATAAAGAAAATGCAGTAAAAGTAGCAGCACAACTTGCTGAAAACTTAAAAGCAGCTGGAATTGAATCAGTTGTTTATGACAGAAATGGTTATCTTTATCATGGTGTTGTAGCAGCATTTGCTGACGCATTAAGAGAAAATGGTATCAAATTATAAGGGTTAATGATGGCAGTAAATAGAGAAGACTTTCAAGAAGCAATCGTTAAAATCGGAAGAGTAACAAAAGTTGTAAAGGGTGGTAGAAGATTCAGATTTACAGCTTTAGTTGTTGTTGGTGATAAAAACGGTACAGTAGGATTTGGAACTGGTAAAGCTAAAGAGGTTCCTGATGCAATTAAAAAAGCATTAGATGACGCTTTCAAAAGCTTAGTTACTGTTTCTATTAAAGGAACTACAATCGCACATGATATTGAACATAAATATAATGCAAGTAAAATATTATTAAAACCAGCATCTGAGGGTACTGGACTTATCGCTGGAGGAGCTGCAAGACCTGTTCTTGAGCTTTCTGGAGTTAAAGATATTATTGCTAAGTCATTAGGTTCAAATAATCCAAACAACCTTGTACAAGCTACTGTTGAAGCATTAGCTAAGATTAAAGGATAGAATTATGGAATTAAATAACTTACAACCAGCAGCTGGTAGTACTAAAAATACTAAAAGAATCGGTAGAGGTCAAGGAAGTGGTACAGGTAAAACTGCAGGAAAAGGTAATAAAGGTCAAAAAGCAAGATCTGGTTACAAAATGAAAAGAGGATTTGAAGGTGGTCAACAACCACTTTACAAAAGACTTCCTAAAGTTGGATTCTTTTCAAGAGTAGTTAAACCTTATTCTATCAATGTAGATAAAGTATCTCAAATTGCAACACTTGATGAAATTACACTTGATACTATTAAATCTGTGTATAAATTATCAAAATCAGTTGAAAAAGTTAAATTAATTGGTTCAACTGCAAAAGATTTAGTAGCTAAGATTAAAGACGAAAACGTTACAACTACTGGAAAATAGCCATGAGTAAAGATCTAATAAATAAGATTCTTATTACATTAGGCTTTATTTTCCTTTACAGGTTATTGGCATACGTGCCAGTACCTGGAGTTAATATAGACGTTGTTAAAGAATTTTTCGACTCAAATGCAAATAATGCATTAGGTCTTGTAAATATGTTTAGTGGAAATGCAGTTGAAAGACTAAGTATTATTTCACTAGGAATCATGCCTTACATTACTGCTTCAATTATTATGGAACTTCTAGCAGCAACTTTCCCAGCACTTGGTAAAATGAAAAAAGAGAGAGATGGTATGCAAAAATATATGCAAATCATCAGATATACAACAATTGTTATTACATTAATTCAATCTATTGGTGTATCAGTTGGTCTTAATTCATTAACTGGTCAAAGTGGTCAAGGTGCTATTTCAATCGATATGAATACATTTATTGCTGTTTCTGCAATTTCAATGTTAACTGGTACTATGCTTTTAATGTGGATTGGTGAACAAATCACACAAAAAGGTATTGGAAATGGTATTTCATTAATTATTTTCGCTGGTATTGTTTCTGCAATTCCAAGTGCAATTGGTGGAACTATTGATTTAGTTAACAATGGACAAATGAATTTCTTAGTAGTTATTGCAATATTAGTTATTATTATGGCTACTGTTGGAGCAATTATTTATGTTGAATTAGGTGAAAGAAGAGTTCCTGTATCATATTCTAGAAAAGTGATGATGCAAAATCAGAAAAAAAGAGTTATGAATTATATTCCTATTAAAGTAAATTTAAGTGGAGTTATTCCAGCAATTTTCGCAAGTGCTATATTGATGTTCCCTGCAACTGTATTGCAAGGATCACAAAATAAGTATTTAGTAATGATTGCGGATTATTTAAATCCTAGTTCATATACTTTTAACGTATTTATGTTTTTATTTGTAGTTTTCTTTGCATTCTTTTATGCATCAATTACATTTAATGCAAAAGATATTTCTGAGAACTTAAAAAAACAAGGTGGATTTATTCCAGGTGTTAGACCAGGAGCAAGTACAGCTGAATTTTTAAATGAAGTAGCTAGCAGATTGACTTTCTGGGGTGCTATATATATGGGATTAATTTCAACTCTTCCTTGGCTAATTGTAAAAGCTATGGGAGTACCTTTCTATTTTGGAGGGGTTGCTGTACTAATTGTTGTACAAGTTGCAATTGATACTATGAGAAAAATTGAAGCTCAACAATATATGAATAAATATCAAACTTTAAGTGCGGTTGGATTATAAAAATGGCAATCCCATTAAGAAAACCAAACGAAATAGAAAAACTTCGAAACGCAAATATTGTAGTAGCAAAAACATTAAACTTTTTAAGTAAATCAGTTAAAGCTGGTATGACTTTAAAAGAAGTTGATACAATGGGTGAAAAGTTCCTAAGAGATTTAGGAGCTAGACCCTCATTTAAAGGCTTATATGGTTTTCCTGCTGCTATTTGTACTTCTTTAAACGAAGTTATTATCCATGGAATTCCAAGTAATGTTGTTTTAAAAGAAGGTGATATTCTTGGTCTTGATATAGGAACTGAGATTGATGGTTGGTATGGTGATTCAGCTATTACTATGCCTATTGGAAAAATTTCTAAAGCAGATGAAGAGTTAATTGCTTGTTCAAAAGATGCTTTATATTATGCTATTGAGATTATTCAAGAAGGTATGAGATTTAAAGAATTATCAAAAGCCATTGAAGATTTTATTGTATCAAGAGGTTATCAGCCACTAGTTAGATTTTGTGGACATGGTATTGGAAGAAGACCGCATGAAGAGCCAGAAATTCCTAATTACTTAGAAAATGGAAATACAAAATCTGGTCCAAAAATCAAAAACGGAATGGTATTTTGTATAGAACCCATGATTTGTTCAAAAGACAGAAATCCTGTTATTTTAGAAAATGGTTGGGATGTCGTGTCTGCTGATGGATTAAGAGGTAGTCATTATGAACACACAGTTGCTGTTATTGATGGTAAAGCAGTTATTTTAAGTAATTCGGAAGATTAAGGGAGAGAAAAGTGGCAAAAGATGATGTAATAGTAATTGATGGAAAAGTAATTGAAGCTTTACCAAATGCTATGTTTAGAGTTGAGTTAGATAATGGACATGTAGTTTTATGTCATATCTCAGGAAAAATGAGAATGCACTATATTAAAATTTTACCTAATGATACTGTAAAAGTAGAAATAACACCTTATTCACTAGATAAAGGTAGAATCACTCATAGATATAAATAATTAATATTTATTTCTAAAATTAAATAAGGAATTTATTTCCTTATTTTTTCTTCAAAAAATTAAAAATTCCAAAAATATAAAAAACTATGAAGCTCAAATTTTATAGTATTTCGCACACTTTAAAAAAGTTATACTATATAAATTTAGCTCCATAGGTTTGTATACTAATTTATTCTATCTTTTGTTAAATTAATCTCTTTTTCTATTAAATTTTTTTGTTCAAGCAATAATTCTAAATGTTTTTTTAAAATCTCTCTATCCTTATATGATTCAATAATAAACTCAAAAAGTTTAGGTCTGCTTTTTTTCCAATTATGCAAAGTTGTTTTATTTACATCTAAATCAAATTCTAGTTTTCTTAAACTAGGTGCAGTCATTTTATTTCCTATACATAATAATTTTAATATTTTATAAAATATTGGAACAAAAGTCAAGTAAAAAATATATTATGTATAAAATATTGGAACAAATATTTGTTCAAGAAAGATTTATGTACAATTTCACATGACAAAAACAGTAAAAAATCGTGTGTTAAAACATTTAAATTATTTAAAATCATTTGGTTATGAATATCATGAAGCTTTGGATTTTTTTTCAAATAATATAAAAAATGTAAAGTTACCTAATAATATAAATGACTTAAACATTAGTGTTAGTCATTGTTATTTATGTGAACTTTCAAAATGTCGGAAAAATGTATTATTTGGATATGGAAATCCAAATTCTAAAATTATGTTTATAGGTGATGAACCAAGTAGTAGTGAAGATGAAATAGGCTTGAATTATGTTGGGAAAAGTGGTGAATTACTTGTAAAAATGATTGAAAATGTGCTGAATATAACTAAAGAAGATGTTTACTATACTACTTTAGTTAAATGTAAAAGTATAAATGGTTTGAATAATTCAAATATTGAAACTTGTCATGATTATTTACTAAAACAAATTGAGTTGATAAAACCCAAATTGATTGTTGCGCTTGGAGAAAAAACTTATTCGTACTTGTTAAAAAATGGTGATAATTTTTCTCAAATAAGAGGAAAAGAGTTGATTTTTAATGGAATTTCATTAATAACTACATTTTCACCAACTTTTTTATTAAGGAATCCATCTTCTAAAAAAGATGCATATTATGATATGTTAAAAATAAAAAATTACATGGAGAGTTTAAATTGAAGCAAATAATTGCCCTAATAATACTTGTATTTGTATTTTTTGGTTGTACTCAAAAACAAACTGTACAATTGAAAATGCCAAATAAACAAAATACATATGCAAAACCTGCAAAAATGGCGCCTAAAGAGGACAAAATAACTGTTGTTCAAGAGTTAGAACCAATAGATATTGTTGAATCAGATAGCAAAGGTAAGATTATAAAAGATGAGCCAGTTGAGTATGAAGTAGCTCCTATAATAGAAGGTGATAAAATAGAAAATCAAAAAACTTCTACACCTAAAGGTTCTTCAGAAAATGAAATAGAAAATAAGATTGAAATTGATTCTTCAAAGGTTAAAATGAAAGTTGCTTTCATTTACCCTTCAAATTTAGTTTCAAAATATGCTAAATCATCGATAAATACCGTTTCAGGGTATTTATCGCATCAAAATTCTGATTATGAATTAGTTGTAATTGATACAGAAAATGAAAGTGCAAGTAGAATAAATTCAGCATTTCAAGAAGTTAAAAATGCAAATATCACAAATGTAATTGCTTTATTTACTCCTAATGCAGTTGGGACTTTAAATAATGTTGTTTCTAGTAATTTAAAAGTTTATTTACCTCTTATTGAGAAAAAAGAAGTATCTTCAAGCAATAGTAGTTTAATTTTTGGTTCGATTTCTTATGATGATCAAGTTAAAAAGCTAATAAATTATTCAAGTGGTAACAATATTATGTTTTATCAAGATACATATTTAGGTTCTAAATTAAAAAAATCTTATGAATTAGTAGTTTCTGATGTGAGATTAAAAAGAGAGATTAAAAAGAGTGAAAATAATTTTAAAGGTATTGTAACAGGTTCTGGATTAGCTAATTCGACACTATTTTTAAATACTGATATTGTAAAAAGTTCATTAATTTTATCGCAATTAAGATCTTATGATGTTTATCCAAAAGTTGTTCTTTCTACACAACTTAGTTACGACCCTTTATTAATGACATTAACACAAGATAAAGATAGAGATAGATTAATTGTGGCTAATTCAATTGATGTTGTTGATAAAGAGTTAAGGGATGAAATTGCAACTGCTGGTGGAAATATAGTTTATGAATGGGTTGATTATTCAACATTAGTTGGAATAAATTATTTATATTATGGAAAAAATTCAAGTTTAGTTCCAACAAAAATAGAAAATAATCAAGCAGTATATAATCCTCGATTATTTAGTTGTACAGAATTTGGCTTTTCAGAAATTAAGTAAGAATTAGATAAAATCGCGAATATTTATGTGAATGGAGATTAGAATTTGAGAACACATTATTGTACAGATGTAACTGAAGCTAAAATTGGTGAAACTGTAACTGTTGCTGGTTGGGTAAACAGTAGACGTGACCACGGTGGAATTATATTTATAGATTTAAGAGATAAAAGTGGATTAGTTCAACTAGTAGCAGATCCAAGTGATAGTAAAGATGCATTAGCAATTGCTGAAACAGTAAGAGATGAGTTTGTTTTAATAGCAACTGGACTTGTAAGAGCAAGAGGCGAGGGACTTGAAAATCCAAATCTTGCAACTGGAAAAATTGAAATTGTATTAAAAGATTTAGTAATTGAAAATAGATCTAAACCAATGCCATTTGATATTAATGATGAAAAAGTTAATGATGAAATCAAATTAAGAAATAGATTTTTAGAATTAAGAAGTAGAAAATCATTTGAAATTTTCCAATTAAGAAGTAAAGCAACTATTCAAGTTAGAAATACTTTAGATGAATTAGGTTTCTTAGATGTTGAAACTCCAATTTTAACAAAATCTACACCAGAAGGTGCAAGAGATTATTTAGTTCCTTCAAGAGTTCATCCAGGTGAATTTTACGCACTTCCACAATCTCCACAATTATTTAAACAATTATTAATGGTTGCAGGATTTGATAAATATTTCCAAATTGCAAAATGTTTTAGAGATGAAGATTTAAGAGCTGATAGACAACCTGAGTTTACTCAAATTGACGTTGAAATGTCATTTTGTACACAAGATGATGTTATAGCAGTTGCTGAAAGATTAATTTACGATGTATTTACAAAATGTGGTAAAACAATTCCATCAACTTTTAGAAGAATGAAATATTCAGAAGCTATGGAAAAATACGGTTCTGATAAACCTGATTTAAGAATTGATATGCCACTTGTAGATGTAATTGATATTTTTGCAAACTCTACAAATGAAATTTTTGCAGAAATTGCAAAAGACAAAAAAAATAATAGAATCAAAGCTTTAAAATGTAAAAATGGAGATAACATATTCTCTAAAAGACAAATGAAAGGTTTTGAAGATTATGTCAGAAAATTTGGAGCTAAAGGTTTAGGTTACTTCCAAATGAAAGAAGATGGATTAAAAGGTCCATTAACTAAATTCTTCTCAGAAGCTGATTTAGAAGAAATCGTAAAAGTTACTGAACTTGAAGTTGGTGACGTTGTATTCTTTGGAGCGGGAGCTAAAAAAGTAGTTTGGGA from Arcobacter suis CECT 7833 encodes:
- the infA gene encoding translation initiation factor IF-1, translating into MAKDDVIVIDGKVIEALPNAMFRVELDNGHVVLCHISGKMRMHYIKILPNDTVKVEITPYSLDKGRITHRYK
- the map gene encoding type I methionyl aminopeptidase → MAIPLRKPNEIEKLRNANIVVAKTLNFLSKSVKAGMTLKEVDTMGEKFLRDLGARPSFKGLYGFPAAICTSLNEVIIHGIPSNVVLKEGDILGLDIGTEIDGWYGDSAITMPIGKISKADEELIACSKDALYYAIEIIQEGMRFKELSKAIEDFIVSRGYQPLVRFCGHGIGRRPHEEPEIPNYLENGNTKSGPKIKNGMVFCIEPMICSKDRNPVILENGWDVVSADGLRGSHYEHTVAVIDGKAVILSNSED
- the rplR gene encoding 50S ribosomal protein L18 yields the protein MSRIKDLAKKNALRIKRKKRVRGSIFGTAEKPRVSIFKSNKYVSAQAINDVEGVTLAAVSSKAMGLNVNKENAVKVAAQLAENLKAAGIESVVYDRNGYLYHGVVAAFADALRENGIKL
- the rplF gene encoding 50S ribosomal protein L6, giving the protein MSRIGKKPIAIPAGIEVTANGSLISVKKGNNVSTVETHGRVGIEIADGQIVLTRNGETKESSAFWGTYRALTANAINGLTTGFTKSLEINGVGYRAAVKGDVLELQLGYSHPINYEIPKGLEVTVEKNIIHVKGADKQQVGQAAAIIRGFRKPEPYKGKGVKYTDEKIIRKAGKTSKK
- the rplO gene encoding 50S ribosomal protein L15 codes for the protein MELNNLQPAAGSTKNTKRIGRGQGSGTGKTAGKGNKGQKARSGYKMKRGFEGGQQPLYKRLPKVGFFSRVVKPYSINVDKVSQIATLDEITLDTIKSVYKLSKSVEKVKLIGSTAKDLVAKIKDENVTTTGK
- the rpsE gene encoding 30S ribosomal protein S5 — protein: MAVNREDFQEAIVKIGRVTKVVKGGRRFRFTALVVVGDKNGTVGFGTGKAKEVPDAIKKALDDAFKSLVTVSIKGTTIAHDIEHKYNASKILLKPASEGTGLIAGGAARPVLELSGVKDIIAKSLGSNNPNNLVQATVEALAKIKG
- a CDS encoding uracil-DNA glycosylase, with protein sequence MTKTVKNRVLKHLNYLKSFGYEYHEALDFFSNNIKNVKLPNNINDLNISVSHCYLCELSKCRKNVLFGYGNPNSKIMFIGDEPSSSEDEIGLNYVGKSGELLVKMIENVLNITKEDVYYTTLVKCKSINGLNNSNIETCHDYLLKQIELIKPKLIVALGEKTYSYLLKNGDNFSQIRGKELIFNGISLITTFSPTFLLRNPSSKKDAYYDMLKIKNYMESLN
- the secY gene encoding preprotein translocase subunit SecY, with protein sequence MSKDLINKILITLGFIFLYRLLAYVPVPGVNIDVVKEFFDSNANNALGLVNMFSGNAVERLSIISLGIMPYITASIIMELLAATFPALGKMKKERDGMQKYMQIIRYTTIVITLIQSIGVSVGLNSLTGQSGQGAISIDMNTFIAVSAISMLTGTMLLMWIGEQITQKGIGNGISLIIFAGIVSAIPSAIGGTIDLVNNGQMNFLVVIAILVIIMATVGAIIYVELGERRVPVSYSRKVMMQNQKKRVMNYIPIKVNLSGVIPAIFASAILMFPATVLQGSQNKYLVMIADYLNPSSYTFNVFMFLFVVFFAFFYASITFNAKDISENLKKQGGFIPGVRPGASTAEFLNEVASRLTFWGAIYMGLISTLPWLIVKAMGVPFYFGGVAVLIVVQVAIDTMRKIEAQQYMNKYQTLSAVGL
- the aspS gene encoding aspartate--tRNA ligase — encoded protein: MRTHYCTDVTEAKIGETVTVAGWVNSRRDHGGIIFIDLRDKSGLVQLVADPSDSKDALAIAETVRDEFVLIATGLVRARGEGLENPNLATGKIEIVLKDLVIENRSKPMPFDINDEKVNDEIKLRNRFLELRSRKSFEIFQLRSKATIQVRNTLDELGFLDVETPILTKSTPEGARDYLVPSRVHPGEFYALPQSPQLFKQLLMVAGFDKYFQIAKCFRDEDLRADRQPEFTQIDVEMSFCTQDDVIAVAERLIYDVFTKCGKTIPSTFRRMKYSEAMEKYGSDKPDLRIDMPLVDVIDIFANSTNEIFAEIAKDKKNNRIKALKCKNGDNIFSKRQMKGFEDYVRKFGAKGLGYFQMKEDGLKGPLTKFFSEADLEEIVKVTELEVGDVVFFGAGAKKVVWDYMGRFRLFLASEMNIVPADALEFLWVVDFPMFEVEDGRTKALHHPFTMPKSLDNVEDLEEIESIAYDIVLNGTELGGGSIRIHKEEIQSKVFKLMGISDEEAREKFGFLLDALQYGAPSHGGFAMGLDRMIMLLAGTDSIRDVIAFPKTQKAQCLLTQAPSSVDEEQLKELSIRLRKTVTDL